One window from the genome of Helicobacter pylori encodes:
- the cfaS gene encoding cyclopropane fatty acid synthase yields MISKFLLKSMFKQWKNGDYQVVFWDNSVYRNGEHSPKFTLKIHRPLKFSDIKKDMSLTIAEAYMDGVIDIEGSMDEVMHSLYLQTNYEHLHKHDNAKAVQKPLKESSNISKHYDLGNDFYSIWLDETLSYSCAYFKKDDDTLHAAQLQKLDHTLKKLHLKQGEKLLDIGCGWGYLSIKAAQEYGAEVMGITISSEQYKQANKRVQELGLEDRVTIKLLNYQDLDGRLYRFDKVVSVGMFEHVGKDNLPFYFKKVKEVLKRGGMFLLHSILCCFEGKTNAWVDKYIFPGGYLPSLREVMSVMSECDFHLLMAESLRIHYAKTLDIWRDNFNHNLDQVKRLGYDERFIRMWDLYLRTCASAFRVGSADLFQLLLTNSVDNTFPLTKEYIYQ; encoded by the coding sequence ATGATTTCAAAATTTTTGCTCAAAAGCATGTTCAAGCAGTGGAAAAACGGCGATTATCAGGTCGTTTTTTGGGACAATAGCGTTTATAGGAATGGCGAACATTCGCCTAAATTCACCCTTAAAATCCATCGCCCCCTAAAATTTAGCGATATTAAAAAAGACATGTCTTTAACGATCGCTGAAGCTTATATGGACGGCGTGATTGATATTGAAGGCTCTATGGATGAGGTGATGCACTCTTTATATTTGCAAACCAATTATGAGCATTTGCACAAACATGATAACGCTAAAGCCGTTCAAAAACCCCTTAAAGAAAGCTCCAACATTTCTAAACATTACGATTTAGGGAATGACTTTTATTCTATCTGGCTGGATGAAACCTTAAGCTATTCATGCGCTTATTTCAAAAAAGACGATGACACCCTCCATGCCGCCCAACTCCAAAAATTAGATCACACTTTAAAAAAGCTCCATTTAAAACAAGGCGAAAAACTGCTGGATATAGGCTGTGGCTGGGGTTATCTCTCCATAAAAGCCGCGCAAGAATATGGGGCGGAAGTGATGGGGATCACCATTTCTAGCGAACAATACAAACAGGCTAACAAACGAGTCCAAGAGCTAGGCTTAGAAGATAGGGTAACGATCAAATTATTGAATTACCAGGATTTAGACGGGCGCTTATACCGCTTTGATAAGGTGGTGAGCGTGGGCATGTTTGAGCATGTGGGTAAGGATAATTTGCCCTTTTATTTCAAAAAAGTTAAAGAAGTATTAAAGAGAGGCGGGATGTTTTTGCTCCATTCCATTTTATGCTGTTTTGAAGGCAAGACTAACGCATGGGTGGATAAATACATCTTTCCAGGCGGCTACTTGCCCTCTTTAAGAGAAGTGATGAGCGTGATGAGCGAATGCGACTTCCACTTGCTCATGGCTGAAAGCTTACGAATCCATTACGCTAAAACTTTAGACATTTGGCGAGACAACTTCAACCACAATCTAGACCAAGTGAAAAGACTCGGCTATGACGAACGCTTTATCCGCATGTGGGATCTGTATTTAAGGACTTGCGCGTCCGCCTTTAGGGTGGGGAGCGCGGATCTATTCCAATTGCTTTTAACCAACAGCGTGGATAACACTTTCCCCTTAACCAAAGAATACATCTACCAATAA